A window of Thermodesulforhabdaceae bacterium genomic DNA:
CTCATCTTCGAAGACTGTATAGTCCCAAGAGAAAACGTCATCGGCGGAGATAAAATGATAGGACATGGATTCAAAACCGCCATGAAAGTGCTCGATAAAGGGCGTCTAACTATGGGAGCTTGTGCCGTCGGAGCAGCTCAGAAACTTCTTGAGCTCTCTATAAAGTATGCCAAACAGCGAGTTCAATTTGGACGTCCCATTGCTGAATTTCAAGCCATACAGTTTATGCTGGCTGAAATGGCAACCAGTATCTATGCTGCAAGACAGATGGTCTATCACGCAGCCTGGCTTAGAGACCAGCGAGGAACTGCCGTAGTCAAAGAAGCCTCCATGGTAAAGCTTTTCTGCACTGAGATGGTTAACCGAGTCGCCGATATGGCTCTACAGATCCACGGCGGTATGGGCTACATGAAGGATTATCCCATTGAGCGTTTCTATCGAGATGTTCGACTTATGCGCATTTATGAAGGAACAAGCGAAATTCAAAAACTCGTCGTAGCAAGAGAACTTCTCAGAGAATACGAATAAAAACGACTCAAAAAAGATAGGGCAAGGAGGAGTTATCATGTCCGTTGGTATTAAAAATGTGTTTGTAGTCGGGGCTGGTTTAATGGGAAGCGGAATTTCTCAAGTTTGCGCTCAAGCAGGCTATTCCGTCTGGATATGCGATGTGTCCCAAGATGCTTTGGATAAAGCTATGAAGAATATTCGCTGGTCTGTCGAAAAATTCGTTGAAAAGGGAAAGCTTAGCGAATCAGTAGATACCATCCTGAACCGTATAACCCCTGTTCAGGATTATTCTCCAGCATCTAGTGCCGATCTTGTTATAGAGGCAGTATTCGAAAAACTGGACCTTAAGCAGGACGTCTTCAGAAAAATAGACGAAATTGCTTTACCTCACTGTATTATCGCTACCAATACAAGTGCTATCCCGGTTACGGAGCTTGCCGCAGTTACGAAGCGTCGAGATAAGGTTCTCGGTCTTCATTTCTTCAGCCCTGTTCCCATGATGGATGCTGTGGAAGTGGTAAGAGCTATGACCACAAGTGATGAAACTTTTAAGA
This region includes:
- a CDS encoding 3-hydroxyacyl-CoA dehydrogenase family protein is translated as MSVGIKNVFVVGAGLMGSGISQVCAQAGYSVWICDVSQDALDKAMKNIRWSVEKFVEKGKLSESVDTILNRITPVQDYSPASSADLVIEAVFEKLDLKQDVFRKIDEIALPHCIIATNTSAIPVTELAAVTKRRDKVLGLHFFSPVPMMDAVEVVRAMTTSDETFKTGEAFVRRLGKEPILVRKDIPGFIINRINFPSTMEAMRLVEAGVATVEDIDKGLRLAAGRKMGIFETGDMVGLDVTYGALMAIYEETKDPRWYPPEILRRKVRLGHLGRKTGRGWYVYDDNGNRLGPADV